The stretch of DNA GCCTGTCAGCGGGCCGCGCGGCCGGGCGGCCCGCTGGACGGTCCGTCATGCGACCCACGTTGCTGTTATCAGCCTGTGTGCCGCCTGAGTATTGCGGGTGATGTTCGTTACTGTTATTTCTTGTTTACCGATGAGTGAACAAGGAGGCCGCAATGCGCGGTGGTGTTCGTTCTCTCCGTAGATCCGTACTGTCGGGTGCTGTTGCCGCCTGCCTGGTCCTCGCCGGTGGCGTGGCCACGGCGGGGGCGGCGCGGCCGGAGGCGCCGCCGCCCCGGGCCCCGGACGCCTACGCCTATCTCGACGACCCCGAGATGACGGGTGAGGGGCAGGAGGCGCCCCACGCGGAACTTCGGCCCTACGCCGACGAGCGGTCGGCCGCTCGGCACGGTGAGAAGTCGCCGTACACCCGGACGCTGGACGGGAAATGGCGGATCTCGATGGCCGACAGGCCGCAGGACGTGCCCGAGGGGTTCTTCGCGGACGGGTACGACACGAGCGGCTGGAAGTCGGTCTCCGTGCCGCACAGTTGGCAGACCGACGGGCTCGACCATCCGATGTTCAGGAACACCGTCGAGGAGGTGTATCCGGACGACCCGCCACGCGTCCCGAAGGACGTCAACCCGACGGGCGCCTACGTACGCGACTTCGATCTGCCCGACAACTGGCGCGCGGACGACCGCAGTTCGCATCTGCGGTTCGAGGGGGTCACCTCCGGGTACTTCGTGTGGGTCAACGGCCAGTACCTCGGGTACGACCAGGGTGGCTATACCCCGGCCGAGTTCGACATGACGAAGGCACTGCACCCGGGGAAGAACCGGGTCGCCGTGCAGGTCCACCGCTGGGGGTCGGGCTCCTATCTGGAGGACTACGACCAGTACCGCTACAGCGGGATCTTCCGCTCCGTGTGGATGTACTCCACGCCGAAGACCCGGATCAGCGACGCCACGATCACCAGTGACATCGCCGCGGACCACAGGAGCGCCCAGGTCACGGCGGTGACGGAGCTGGCGGGGGCCGCTGACGGCACGGACGTGCACGCCACCCTGCGAGGCCCGGACGGCCGGGAGGTGGCCCGGTTCGGACAGAAGGCCAAGGGCGGCGCCGCCACCCTCACCGCCACGGTGAAGAACCCGAAGCTGTGGACGGACGAGACTCCCGAGCTGTACACGCTGGTGCTGCGCACCGGTGATCACATCACCAGCGAGACGCTGGGGCTGCGCGAGGTCACCGTCGAGGACAAGCAGCTCAAGGTGAACGGCGAACGGGTCCTGCTCAAGGGCGTCAACCGTTCCGACTCCGACCCGGACGGCGGCCGCCACGTACCGCGCGCCCGGCACGAGCAGGACGTACGGCTGATGAAGAAGTTCCACGTGAACGCCGTACGCACCGCCCACTACCCCTCCGACCCGTACTTCTACGAGCTGGCGGACCGCGAGGGGCTGTGGATCGACGACGAGGTCGACGTCGAGACGCACGCCCACGAGAACTGCTCCGACGGCTCCTGCCTGGCCGAGCGGCCCGAATGGCAGAAGGCGTTCATGGACCGGTTCCAGGCGATGGTGGCGCGCGACAAGAACCATCCGAGTGTCCTGATGTGGGACACCGGCAACGAGGCGGGGCTCGGCAAGGCGCACTACGCGATGGCCGACTGGGCGAAGAAGGCGGACCCGACCAGGCCGCTGTACGCGCAGCCCAACTCCCCCGACGGTGACGCCCCGTACGCCGACGTGTGGGGGCCGCGCTACCCCACCCCCGAGTCGCTTGAGGCGAAGGGGAAGACCACCACCAAGCCCGTCGTCATGGGCGAGTACGCGCACGCCATGGGCAACAGCCTCGGCAACTTCAGGGAGTTCTGGGACGCCATCAGGAAGAACCCGTCGCTCCAGGGCGGTTTCATCTGGGACTGGGCCGACCAGAACATCCGGCAGGAGCTGCGGATCACCCCGGACGGCTCGGGCAACGACATCGCCGCGCACCTGACCGGGCTCCCCGAGCGGGTCGACGGGCCCAAGGGCCACGGCAAGGCGCTCGGTCTCTCCGGGCTCGACGATTTCGTGGAGGTCTACAAGGACCCGCGGCTCGACATCACGGGCGACCTGACCCTGGACGCCTGGGTGAAGCCGGCCGACGTGACCGGGAGCTTCCCCGCCGTCGGCAAGGGCAATCACGCCTACGCCCTGAAGATGAAGGACCGCGAGACGCTGGAGTTCTACGTCCACAGCGCCGAGCACGGCGGCTACCACGCGGCGCAGCTCAAGGTCGGCGCCGACTTCTACGGCCAATGGCACAGGGTCAGCGGTGTCTACGACGGCGACCGTGTCCGGCTCTACCTCGACGGCGCCGAAGTGGCCTCGACCGCCTACGACGGCCCCGTCGACCGCACCGCCCACGCCGTCAACATCGGGCGTGACTCCGAGTCGCAGCGGGAGCAGTACAACGGCCGCACCGCCAACGGCTCCGTGGACGACGTACGCGTCTACGACCGGGCGCTGGCCCCGGGTGACCTCGCGGACCCGGCGGACCGGGCGGCGGACGCGGTGCTCGCCCTCGACTTCGAGAAGGTCGAGAAGAAGGGCGAGTTCCTCTCGTACGGTGTGGCGCTCGCCGGGGACGACGGACTCGTCGGGCCCGAGCGCACCCCGCAGCCGGAGACCGCGCAGCTCTCCCAGGTGCACCAGCCGATCCGTTTCTCCTACGACGCCGACGGCGACGGCGACGGCGACGGCGGGCGGCTGACGGTCCGAAGTGAGCGGCAGTTCGCCTCCACTGCCGGGACCAAGCTGCGCTGGCGGGTCCAGGAGGGCGCGAAGACCGTCGCCGAGGGTGGCCGCGCGCTCGACCTCGCGCCGGGCGGATCCGTCACGGTGCCGGTGAAGGCGCCGGCCAACCCGGGCGACATCGAGCGGTGGCTGACCGTGGAGACCACGGGGAAGGTCCCGGCCCACGACCAGTTCGGGCTCGGCGGCAAGGTCGCACCGGGGGCCGGGACCCCGCGGGCGGAGGGCTCCGTCAAGGTCGCCGAGGACGCGGAACACGTCACCCTCAGCGGCAAAGGGTTCCGTTACACCCTCTCCAAGGGCACCGGATCACTCGACTCCATGAAGGCGGGAGGGACGGAACTCCTCGCCAAGGGTGCCGCTTCCGGCCCCTCCCTGGACGTGTGGCGTGCCCCCATCAGCAACGAGTCGTTCAACTGGGGCACGGTGGAGGCCGACAAGTGGCGGGCGGCCGGGCTCGACCGGCTGCGCACCACGGTCGACTCCGTTACCACCGGCACGGGCGACGACGGCTCCGCGCGGGTCCGGGTCACCTCGACGGCCGCCGCCCCCGGCCTCGCGGACAAGGCGTCCTTCGCGCAGACGATGACGTTCGACGTGGACGCGGCGGGAACCGTGCGGCTCGGCCACGAGGTGGCTCCCCGGGGGGCCGCGCGGACCCTGCCGTATCTGCCGCGCGTGGGCGTACGGCTGGACGTGCCCGACCGGTTCCAGCAGTTCTCCTGGTACGGGCGCGGGCCCGAGGAGAGCTACAACGACCGCCAGGACGGCACTCCGATGGGCGTGTACCGCACGGAGGTCGGCAAGAGTTACGTCGACTACTCCGCCCCGCAGGAGAACGGCAACCACACCGGTACCCGCTGGGCGCTGCTGGGTGACGGGCGCGGTGCCGGGCTGCTGGTCTCCGGCGCGTCGGACGTCGGCGTCGACCCGTACGCCAACCTCGACCGGGCCGACTATCCGTACCAGCTCCAGAAGACCCCGGGGGCGGTGACCCTCCACGCCGACCACGCGGCCAGCGGTGTCGGCGACACCCCCAACGACATCAGGGCGCGGTACAAGGTGCGGGCCGACCAGGACTACTCCTACGACCTCGTACTGCGCCCCGCGACAAAGGCGGAGGCCGGGGCGAAGGCGGCCACGGCGGCGCAGACCGGGAAGGGGTCGGCGGGCGAATAGCGGCGGTGGTGGTGCGGGCGGGGGCCGGCCGGTCCCCGCCCCGTCACCCGCCCCGTCACCCGCCCCGTCACCCGCCCCGCGACGCCGGGCAAGTGCTGGGCGGTTCCCGGCCTTCGGGCCACGCCACCCGGTCGAAGGAGATCCTGTCGCCCTCCTTCCACTCCGGGAGAAGGCGCATCGGGTGCACGGCCGTGTCGAAGACGTTGCCGTTGTTGTCCTGCCATATCCAGCCGGTGGTGCCGTGAACCTTGTCGACGCTCTTCGGACGCGCCAAGGGATCGCGTCGCGAGGGAACCGCCCTCGTTTTTCTTCCTTCACCGCCCTCTCGGGTCAACGGTGTTCACCATGCTCACTCTCACGTGCCTCCGCATTCATCGGGGCGGCCGGGCTGACGGGCGGGCGATACATATCAGCGACAGCGGTCATCACTGCCCGAGTTGGTGGGCCGTACCCCACCGGCCCGGCCCGTCGCGGTGCCGCTGAACCGTGCGAAGGCACGCGCGTTCCGTATCCGTAGCATCAATCACCCCGCTCTGTCCTGAGGTTGGTGGAGCCTGTGCGCGTGGGTCACGATGGTGCTTTCGTCTGCCGGTGAGCGGGGCGTACTGGCCGGGTGCCGCTCCTTCCGGCGGGCCCGCCCGTTCCGTAGTCCCCCACTGGGAGCGCTCCTCATGGACGACAGCCTCACCGACGCACTCCTCGAAGAACTCTGCGCCCACATCGGGCGGCCCACCGACCCCGCACGTGAGGAGCTGCGGGCCTGGGTCATGTCAGGCGTGGAACGGCTCGTCTTCCCCGGCGGCGAGACCATGATCTTCAAGTACGCGGAGAAGCCCTTCGCGAAGGAGGCCGAGGCGCTGCGCGCGGCGTACGAGGACGGGCTCCCCGTGCCGGGCGTCATCGTCTCCGTGGTCCGCAAGCGCAGACTCGGCGTGCTGATGGAGGACCTGGGCGAGCCGGTGCGCGCGCCGACCGAGCGCGAGGGGATCGCCATGGCGGTCGCCCTGCACCGGCTGCCCGTACTTCCCCGTCTCGCCGTCCTCCACGAGGGCGGGTTGCAGCGGCTGCCGGAACGGGCCCTGTGGCACTTCGACCGGCTCCACGAGGTGGGCCGCTGGCGGGGGACCGACGACATCGGGGCGTCGCTCGGCCGGGTGCAGCGCGCGTCCACCACCCGTGCCTCCGGGGCGATGATCCCGCCCTACGGCTGGGTGCACTCCGAGTTCCAGCCCGAGACGATCCACGTGGGCGCCGGAGGGCCGAAGCTGCTGGACTTCGCCCGCAGTTACACCGGCCCCGCCCTGTTCGACCTGGCGACCTGGCACGGCATCAGGAAGGCGGAACCCGCCAGGATGCGGGGACTGCTCGAAGCCTATGTGGCGGCGGGCGGGGCCCCCGAGGCGCTCAGGCCGCGCGGTGGCCTGAGCGCCGAGGCGTGGGCCCTCGGGTGGCAGCGGATGTGGGGCGTGGAGTGGTTCCTCGAACAGGCGGGGCGCTGGGTCGAGGACCCCGCGCAGGACCCGGTGTACATCGAGGCGGTACGTCATCATCTGCGGGCCGTGATGGAGCTGTTCCAGATCTGAGAGGCCCGAACCCGAAAGGCATGGAAGGCCCGAAAGGCATGGAAGGCCCGAAAGGCATGGAAGGTCTGGAAGGTCTTGATCCGGGGGCGGTCACAGTGCCTTCGGCACGCGCCCTCGGGTTCCGGATGCCGGGTGCCGGGCCCCCGCGCTCCCCGGGGTGCCGGGGCGGCCGGGGCGGCCGGAGGCCCGGGGGCCAGGACAAGGGGCGCTCACTCCCCTTCCGACGCCCTGAACCCCGTATTGACGGCGAGCAGTCCGCCGTCCACCCGCAGCGTCGTGCCGGTGACCCAGCGGGCGTCGGACGAGGCGAGGAAGGCCACGGCGTCGGCGATGTCCTCGGGCTCGCCGACGCGGCCCAGCGGGTACAGCTGCGCGATCTTCTTCAGCCGCTCGGGGCGGTCGGCCCACGCCGTCGTACGGATCGTGCCCGGCTGTACGAGGTTGACGCGGACGCCCCTGGGTGCGGCGTGGCCCGCGAGGGTCCTGGTCAGGGAGGCGAGGCCCGCCTTTGCCGCGCTGTAGGCGTGCCCGCCGAAGTCCTGCTCGCTGTTGACCGAGCCTATGGAGACGACGGCGCCCCTGCCGGAGGCCACGAGGTGCGGGAGGGCCGCGCGGCAGCAGCGGTAGGCGCCGGTCAGGGTGCGGTCCAGGTCGCGCTCCCACAGTTCGTCGGACTCGTCCTCGAAGAGTGCGGCGTCGTCGTGGGCGGAGTAGGCGTTGTTGACGAGGACATCGAGCGCGCCGAAGGTCTCCACGGCGTACGCGACGGCCGCCTCGACCGAGGCGCGGTCCCCCACGTCGCACGGATGGGCGAGGGCCCCGCCGCCGATCTCCGCGGCCGTCGCGCGGGCCGCCTCCTCGTCGATGTCGGTGACCAGGACGCGGGCACCCTCAGCGGTCA from Streptomyces tsukubensis encodes:
- a CDS encoding glycoside hydrolase family 2, translated to MRGGVRSLRRSVLSGAVAACLVLAGGVATAGAARPEAPPPRAPDAYAYLDDPEMTGEGQEAPHAELRPYADERSAARHGEKSPYTRTLDGKWRISMADRPQDVPEGFFADGYDTSGWKSVSVPHSWQTDGLDHPMFRNTVEEVYPDDPPRVPKDVNPTGAYVRDFDLPDNWRADDRSSHLRFEGVTSGYFVWVNGQYLGYDQGGYTPAEFDMTKALHPGKNRVAVQVHRWGSGSYLEDYDQYRYSGIFRSVWMYSTPKTRISDATITSDIAADHRSAQVTAVTELAGAADGTDVHATLRGPDGREVARFGQKAKGGAATLTATVKNPKLWTDETPELYTLVLRTGDHITSETLGLREVTVEDKQLKVNGERVLLKGVNRSDSDPDGGRHVPRARHEQDVRLMKKFHVNAVRTAHYPSDPYFYELADREGLWIDDEVDVETHAHENCSDGSCLAERPEWQKAFMDRFQAMVARDKNHPSVLMWDTGNEAGLGKAHYAMADWAKKADPTRPLYAQPNSPDGDAPYADVWGPRYPTPESLEAKGKTTTKPVVMGEYAHAMGNSLGNFREFWDAIRKNPSLQGGFIWDWADQNIRQELRITPDGSGNDIAAHLTGLPERVDGPKGHGKALGLSGLDDFVEVYKDPRLDITGDLTLDAWVKPADVTGSFPAVGKGNHAYALKMKDRETLEFYVHSAEHGGYHAAQLKVGADFYGQWHRVSGVYDGDRVRLYLDGAEVASTAYDGPVDRTAHAVNIGRDSESQREQYNGRTANGSVDDVRVYDRALAPGDLADPADRAADAVLALDFEKVEKKGEFLSYGVALAGDDGLVGPERTPQPETAQLSQVHQPIRFSYDADGDGDGDGGRLTVRSERQFASTAGTKLRWRVQEGAKTVAEGGRALDLAPGGSVTVPVKAPANPGDIERWLTVETTGKVPAHDQFGLGGKVAPGAGTPRAEGSVKVAEDAEHVTLSGKGFRYTLSKGTGSLDSMKAGGTELLAKGAASGPSLDVWRAPISNESFNWGTVEADKWRAAGLDRLRTTVDSVTTGTGDDGSARVRVTSTAAAPGLADKASFAQTMTFDVDAAGTVRLGHEVAPRGAARTLPYLPRVGVRLDVPDRFQQFSWYGRGPEESYNDRQDGTPMGVYRTEVGKSYVDYSAPQENGNHTGTRWALLGDGRGAGLLVSGASDVGVDPYANLDRADYPYQLQKTPGAVTLHADHAASGVGDTPNDIRARYKVRADQDYSYDLVLRPATKAEAGAKAATAAQTGKGSAGE
- a CDS encoding phosphotransferase, whose product is MDDSLTDALLEELCAHIGRPTDPAREELRAWVMSGVERLVFPGGETMIFKYAEKPFAKEAEALRAAYEDGLPVPGVIVSVVRKRRLGVLMEDLGEPVRAPTEREGIAMAVALHRLPVLPRLAVLHEGGLQRLPERALWHFDRLHEVGRWRGTDDIGASLGRVQRASTTRASGAMIPPYGWVHSEFQPETIHVGAGGPKLLDFARSYTGPALFDLATWHGIRKAEPARMRGLLEAYVAAGGAPEALRPRGGLSAEAWALGWQRMWGVEWFLEQAGRWVEDPAQDPVYIEAVRHHLRAVMELFQI
- a CDS encoding SDR family NAD(P)-dependent oxidoreductase gives rise to the protein MSHTSSTSPASPVSPLRRFEGYGVLITGAARGIGAATARRLTAEGARVLVTDIDEEAARATAAEIGGGALAHPCDVGDRASVEAAVAYAVETFGALDVLVNNAYSAHDDAALFEDESDELWERDLDRTLTGAYRCCRAALPHLVASGRGAVVSIGSVNSEQDFGGHAYSAAKAGLASLTRTLAGHAAPRGVRVNLVQPGTIRTTAWADRPERLKKIAQLYPLGRVGEPEDIADAVAFLASSDARWVTGTTLRVDGGLLAVNTGFRASEGE